caggggcttaatttccagaatttacatacagctcatacaactcaataacaacaagcaaacaaaaatacccaatccaaaaatgggtagaagacctaaataaacatttctccaatgcaGACATACAAATAGCGAataggcatttgataaaatgctcaatgttgctaactatcagagaaatgcaaatcaaaactacaatcatctcacactggtcagaatggccatcattaaaaagtccacaaatggtaaatgctggagaggctgtggagaaaagggagccctcctacactgttggttggaatgtagtttgttgcagctgttatggaaacagcatggagattccttaaaaaactgaaaatagacctgctctgtgatccagcaatcccactcctgggcatatatctgaaggaaactctTAATTCGGAAAGATATACGCAcccaagtgttcatagcagcactatttacaatagtcaagacatggaagcagcctaaatgtccatcaacaaatgactggataaagaagttatggtatatttatataatggaatactactcagacataaaaagaataaaataatgccatttgcagcaatgtgagTGTACCTGAAGATCATCACActagtgaagtaagacagagaaagaaaaataccatatactatcacttatatgtggaatctaaaaaggggtggggcacaaatgaacttacttacaaaacatagACAggctcacagagatagaaaacaaaattatggttaccaggagagaaaggggtgggtagggataaattgggagttcgggatttgcagttactaactactagatataaagtagataaacaacaaggtcctactgtatagcacaggaaactgtattcaataccttgtaatgacctataatgagaaagaatatgaaggggaatatatatatatgtacaaatgaatcactatgctgtacactagaaattaacattgtgaatcaactatgcttcaattaaaaaatagctgTGCCTCCCCAGTTGTGTGCTATTTCCAACCTCAGGGCTGTCTTTCCTCGAGCctttcctgcccacccccaggctgTCCCCTTCTTTGTATCCCTGTAgcctcttccctctctttcccccAATGCCCTTGACTTCCTGACTCACTCACAATTATCGGTACTAAGTTGAAGAATCCAAAAACCAATGGCTTTGGAAGACAAAGTTtagaaatgaatgaacagatcAGTTTGCATTCCCAGGGCCCCAAAGTGCCTTAACCTCCCAGAGGAGAGCAGCTGGGACTTGATTCTTCTATGCTCGGGGAGAAGGGAAGTGAGCAGGAGGACGAGACGTGAGGGTGTAGGGGGGTTCCCAATCCCAAAGCCCCAGGTCCTGCCCCCCGCTCCCGTCAggcccctcctctcccagggcTCACCCTGTAGGGCTTGCACCACTTCCCCACGCCAGCGGTGTTGGCCGCGCGGACAGTGAGGCAGTAACTCGTGTTAGGCTTCAGCTCCATCAGTTTGACGGTGGTGCCCAAGATCTTGCTGAAGATCCATGGGCGGTTCTTTGCCTTGGGCAGCTCATTGTCATTTTTCCTGACCACCTCCTGCAACAGGACCTGGTAGAAACTGACCTGCTGCTTGCCCGGGGCATAGGTCCAGGAAATCTAGGGGAAGAGAACCCCCAAGGCTTCCTCAGACCTGGCCTGgcctccccccaccacctcctGCAATGTGGGTCAGAATGCCCCactcccatccctgctctgctgatgAAAGTTGTTACAGGGCACTCCCAACGCTAGATGTGGACCCACCAGCCCAGAGCATAAGCTGCATTCCCTGGGCAGCCCTACCCACCTCACAGTGTACCCTCACTGCATATTCTAGGCTGTGTCAGTTGAAAGGGATCTTAGCAATCACCTGTCTTGTCTGCCATTTCGTTTCTCCTCTGTCTAggctagtggttctcaaactttggtgTGCATCAGAACGCCCTGGACAACTTGTTGAAACATGGATCGCTGGCCCCTGTCCCCAGTTTCTGGTTCAGGAGGTCCCaagtagggggtggggagagtgagaATTTAAATTTCGAacaagctaattaaaaaaaaaaaagtctcacaaGTTGCTATATGATATTGATGCTGTTggtggtctggggaccacacttagAGAAACAGTGCTCTAGGCCATCCAACAATGGAACTTCCAGATTTATCTTCCAAAATACAGCTCAGATTGCAACTATCACCATATTAGGCTTTGCCAAAACTAATCCTTATGGCTTATCAAAAAATCTATAAAGTAGCGTAACATTAGAGGAGCTCTGGAAAATGACCCCAGACTAGCTCCTGCCCTGTTTCCTTCCTGTATCTAGGACAGTGCTACTCAGCATGTGGTCCGTGGACCACCAGCAGCACCTGGGGATTTGTTAGCAGCGCAGATTCTCAGGcaacccagacctactgaatcaaccTCTAGGGATGAGGCCCAGGAATCTTGTTTGTAACCAGATGATCAGATCTGCAGGCTCAGGGAAGTGTGAGAAGCCCTGGATCAGGAACTGGGtggttcctccctccctttctcaccCGTGAGCCTTTGCCAGTGTCAGCCCTCCACGGAATGCCTTTCCCCATCTCTAGATGTTTCAATTCTACCGCTGTGGCCAAGCCCAAATGTTACTAAAAGCCACCCAGCTTATTCCTGCACCTGGAAGCAATGCTTCTTTCCCTCTGGATCCCTGGTGGCCCTGGATCTGAACTCTTCCTACAGCGTTGAGCCCTCTCTAACTTGCACTGTAGTTCTTTACAGACATGCCCTTTCTCCCAACCCATGAACCTGAAGTCAGGATGTAGGCAGTAGGCATCCTCACACCCCTCAGTGAGCTCAGGTCAGTACCTGGCACATCGAAGGTGGCCAGTGAGCCTTCACCAAGTGCATCAGTAGGGAAACGTACCACAGCTGTGGAATCGCTGACCGTGTGTTCAGAGATGAAGGGTGCCTCTGGCACATCCATGACCACAGAGGACTCCGAGGGCGTCGAGGAGGTGTCTGTGTCCACCTCCGGATTGTCAAGGTCCAGCAGGCCCCCAGGGGCTATTTGGGACTTAGATTGGGGGCAGAGGGCCAGATTCCCCTTTTCTGTACACTTGGCCATCGAGGAGAAGCTGAGTTTGTTCAGCTCGCCCTCCAGTATCCCTGCAAAGAAGCTGCTGTTGGGCTGGGTCACGGCCAATTTGATGGGATTCAACAAGGTGGATGACATCGGGGAGATGCTGGTGTCATCGGAGCTGCATTCAGAATCCTCCATTGGCATCTGCTTCCTGGAGTGGGAGGGGAGACAGGTGAACCGGCAACCCCAGCCCTTGCTGCCTGGAAGCTCCTGGTGAGCAGGCCTTGGGCCCAACTTACCAGCGCCCCCAGCTGCTTCTGAACAGCTCAGAACAGTCTTGCTTTGTGGCAGTGCATCAACCTCACCGGGGCACTTAttagtgaaaaatgcagattcctggtcCCTGGTCCCCAGTTGGGATAGGACCAGGGAAGCTGCTAAAGCATCTTTAATAACATCTTCAGATGATTCTGCTGCAAGTATTCTGAGAACCACATTTTTAGAAACACTGCTAAaactttcacacacaccacaATGATCTACTGGGATATGGAAAAATATCTAAAAGTATCTAAAAAATACTATATTAagctttattaatatttatttactactgtttattatttaatgtaattactgatttatttacttagattttaTAACATTTAACAATATTTGTTAATGTATAGCATAAAAAATTAACAGTACagataaatatacacatattggGGTGAATGCtcaaaaacttttttcttccattctaatttttttttttttgagaaagtttttcagagaaaggtttactgcagggctaagcaaggagaacaggtggctcatccttgataaatttttttaaatcattaaatattttagatacaCTAAAAGACATCATGAATAATATGTTAAAGGGGATGTAATATGCAAAATGATGGCTATagctaacaatactgtattgtatatttgaaaactGCTATGCgattagatcttaaaagttcccaTCACACAAAAAAGTTTataactgtgtggtgatggatggtaactaaACTTATCGGGGTAATGATTTCACAATACATGCGGTtatcaaatcatgttgtacaccttaaactaatgcAGTGTTAGGTGTCaattatgtttcaataaaactgaaaatgatgACCATATgataaagtgagaaaaaaataataatatattaaacttCCATATAGCCACCATCCAGCTCAGAACTAAAGCTTTAGCAGTATAGTTAAAGCCCCCTATATGCTTTGCTCCCCGACCTATCTCCTCATCCTCCACTTAGGGGCAGCCAGGATGGTaaatttacaattttatgtttattattacCCAtgtgttgttttggtttgttACATTCGTATgtcattattttgcatatttttaaactttatacaaATAAGTGGTATCATTGTGTACATCTCCATTTGCAGCTTGCCATTTTTTACTAAAAAACATCGTATTTCTTAGATCAATCTGCTCTGCTTCAGTCATTTGAACTACTGCATGTTATTTTCCCATAAGTGGAATCTTTTTATTGTTACCAATTCTTTGTTATTACAAAGAGAAACCTTGCACATGTTTCCCCacctgtttaaaattttttactgaagaaatacagaatccagaaaatTCGgccttctaatcttttttttatcttgacccaaaataagaaatacatatttcttgGCAAGCCAGTatactcacacatacacatataactAAAACGTTTCAGAAACTAATACTTACTCTGTGTGTGATGTGCTGTGGAATTTTcgattctattttattttatttttataataccgGTCTCCACCAACTAGAATGAGTTTCTGACCCATTCGTGAGTCACAACCCACAGTATGAAGAGAGAGCAGTCACAGGGCCTTTGGGGAGCACGCACCTCGACCAATGTGAATTGATGGCAGAGTTTGGAACCAGAACCTAGATCTCCTGGGGCCCATGCCACTCAGCTCCCATCTGCCCCTCGTGCTTTCTGggtcccctcccctgctccctacTCCATCTCCCCCACTTCTCTAGTCAGATCTGGCAACCGACACACACCCCGAAATCCCTTACTCCAGGCCAGCCTCCAGTTTCGAGTTTGGTCCATCAAGGCCACATTTTTCCTCCCTGAGCTCCAGCCCTATCGACCTCCTCCTAAGAAATCCTGATCAGCCCGAACATCCTGTGCTAGCGCTTGGTGGACATTTGAAATAGATGATTCCCCCAGCAAGGCCCTTTGTAGGCCGAACAGTCTGGGCATTGATGTCAGTTATCCTATAGATTGTCTTAATGAATCTCTGTTTTAGATTTACTTACTGGAAACACCAGTGCTGAAGGGGAACTGGGCTCCATGCTGGACGAAAAGTCTCTGCGATCTTCACTACAGCCCTGCTGGATGGCGCCAGCCCCATTTTACAATTGAGGGACTGAGAGTCCCTGATCTTAATCAACTTGTCTATGGCCACATATCTAAGCGGTAGAACTTGAATTTAAACTTGGGCTCTAAAGCCCAAGACTTTCCCATTATACCGTGAAGCTTCCTACAGGCATCCGTCACTTTAGCCATACAGGCTAATGTACAGGTCCCTTACGGAGTGGACACCATACCCCTTTCATATAATCAGGACTGGCAATATAGTTTGCGGTTCAATAATTCAAAAATTACTAAGACTGTCAAGACAGTGACATccgagcattaaaccaagcacagGGCCCCTTCTAAGTGTGGGGCTGTGTGTGACTGCACGGGACACACACCCATGCAACTTCCCTGCAGATAATTCCCTCAGCCCACATCAACCCATACCACCGGCCCTTCCCTGGCTAACTCCTTCCCTTCCTAAGAgtatcacctcctccaagaagccttccttaCCTTCACTCTCTCCCAAGTTATACTAAGTCCCCTCTGGTTGTCCTGTCATAGTGCAGACCATGCGGTAATATTCTTGATTCTTGCCTGACACCCTCTCcagcacaccccccccccccaggctggGAGACTGTGCTTTCTGGCTCTGCATTCCCAGAACTTAACTCTGGGCCAGACACCTTGTAAGTGCCCAAAGAGTTTTGTAAAATGAAGTAAAGGGAACACAGAATCACCGAGGAAGAACAGTAAATTGCAGTGTGAAGGCAGGCAGGCTACTGGGGGGACATAATCAGGCAGGTGAAGTCACACTAGGGAGGACCGAGGGAAAGAAGCCATGGCGAGTGGAGTCGGGCAGCGATGTCTGTGTAGGGGTGGTGAGGGCAAAGCAGGATGAGCAGTATGGTCAGCAAACCTCTGACTAATcccagaaggcttcctggaaccAGAGGCCAGCGTGTCTCCAAGAACTGATTTGGGGTCAGGAATCCATAGGCAACCTGCACACGTGCTCCTCCCTGGGAGTCCAGAGTCTGGGCTGTGATAACTCAAGGAAGTACCACCTCTTcaagcccctctccccagcccccagctctggcCTTAAACAGGAGAAAAGGACCAGACTTATGTCTTACGGTAGATTGATGGCATCTTCCTCCAAGAAGTTAACCAAACTGCCCCTTGAGGAAAGTGGGAGTCCTTTGGTAGTGACGGTCCTGTTCATAGATTTGGGGTTCGGAAAGGGCTTCGGCATTTGATTGAGTGCGTTCAGAACGTTAAGCGTTTCCTTCTTCAGCATggcctcctccccatctcccacTTTATAACGTGTCTCCGATGCCATCTTTGTTTGGGACCACAGCCGTCACCATGCAGGACAACCAAGCtgacaggaagcagagagaaactGGAGGCAGTGGACACACCCTTAGTTTGGGTGGGATGGGGGTGTAATGAGCTGACTTCATAAGCATCCCAGAGTGTAACAATTAGGGGCCAGCCTCCCCCTTGATCTGAGGCTGCGGCTGCCCAGGGCCAATGTCAGGAGCAGGCAGAACCCAGGAACAGGCTACAGCATCCCCTgggccccttccagctctaagGCTCTGTGGCTACAGCAGCCCTGCCCTTCTCTGAAGAGCTCAAAGTGCTTCTTGCCACCTGTGCTCTTCGGACCTGCCCTGAAATGGAGGCAATGGATGAAGAGACAAAGACGCTGGGCGTTGAGGAAGGGGACCCAGTACTGGAATGAGTCTGGGAACGGGAGACTTTGTCCATAGACTGCTGAGACTCTCCATCCAGACATCCTAGGCTGCAACCCCCTGTGTCCAGTTGTGTTGGCACAGGGAAAGCCCCGATGATTCATGGGGTTCATAGCTCACTTAAACTCAGGTTTCAGtgctagaattcttttttttttttaattttttggttttttttagcagagagaggtaattcggtttacttgtttattttttgatagagGTACTTGGGATTGGAGCCAGGATctggtgcatgctaggcatgcgctctaccattgagctatacctgACCCCCTAGAATTCTAAGTTCTGCCACACAGTCACCCCAGGTGTCTTCATGTGTTGAGTGACAATGGTGGGTGCTGCAGGGACATACAGAAGGGGACCAGACATTGCTTCTGTTCTCAAGGAAACCACTTCATGGTAGCAAAACATAACAGTTTTGAGGGGTTGGGCGGCACTGTTAAAACAGTACTGGTTTTGCACCCAGATGTGGATTTGTCCGTTCTAAGTCCAGCGGTATAAGCTGTGAAAACATTGACAATTGATTCCACtgcactgagcctcagtttcctcatctgtgaaatagagaTGAACAAAGCACCTACCGCATTGGATTTTGAGCAGATAACCCtgtaaagtttttatttcttccagagGATGAGGTCAagcaaatgaatttaaaaataccaaaatcaTTGTGTTCTAGATACTCAGGGATTTTGTTGttcatttaaaaactcttttatttggaaaatagagaAGTAGATGCCCTCTCTGTGCTCTGCTGCTTTTTTAGCACTGATCATATGATCGGTAATTATCTGATTTATTTGATTCCTCTTCACTGCCTTTCCTCACTATCGGGTAGGTCCCTGAGCCTAGGGATGGTCTGTGCAGTCGGATGTTCGGGCCCAGCGCTCAGAACGTAAGGCAGCACCTGGGAGGCCGGCACCGAGGCGTGATCCGGGAGAGGGTGGAGGCCTACGCGGGCGCTGAGCGTGGTGGCAGCGGCGAGGGGAACGTGGCTCCTTTCCGCCAGCGCCGTCTCCGCCCCAATCGCTGGGTCGCGGGAGCCTGCGCGTCCGCCCCGCGGCAGGCAGGTGGCGCCGCCG
This is a stretch of genomic DNA from Camelus bactrianus isolate YW-2024 breed Bactrian camel chromosome 16, ASM4877302v1, whole genome shotgun sequence. It encodes these proteins:
- the FNDC8 gene encoding fibronectin type III domain-containing protein 8; amino-acid sequence: MASETRYKVGDGEEAMLKKETLNVLNALNQMPKPFPNPKSMNRTVTTKGLPLSSRGSLVNFLEEDAINLPKQMPMEDSECSSDDTSISPMSSTLLNPIKLAVTQPNSSFFAGILEGELNKLSFSSMAKCTEKGNLALCPQSKSQIAPGGLLDLDNPEVDTDTSSTPSESSVVMDVPEAPFISEHTVSDSTAVISWTYAPGKQQVSFYQVLLQEVVRKNDNELPKAKNRPWIFSKILGTTVKLMELKPNTSYCLTVRAANTAGVGKWCKPYRFATVANDLSSFPENNPIQITVRRKEPQRKTVSLGLEDMRKLEDLEYLFPY